The Humulus lupulus chromosome 4, drHumLupu1.1, whole genome shotgun sequence genome has a window encoding:
- the LOC133830377 gene encoding nucleobase-ascorbate transporter 6 — protein MAGGAAPKADEPQPHPPKDQLPNISYCITSPPPWPEAILLGFQHYLVMLGTTVLIPTALVPQMGGGNEEKAKVIQTLLFVAGLNTLLQSLFGTRLPAVIGGSYTFVPTTISIILAGRFSDSTDPEEKFKRTMRAIQGSLIVASTLQIVLGFSGLWRNVTRFLSPLSAVPLVALAGFGLYELGFPGVAKCVEIGLPQLVLLVFVSQYLPHLFHSGKHIFDRFAVLFTVVIVWIYAHLLTVGGAYNDSAPKTQMSCRTDRAGLISGAPWIRVPYPFQWGAPAFDAGEAFAMMMATFVALVESTGAFIAVARYASATPLPASILSRGVGWQGVGILISGLFGTVTGSSVSIENAGLLALTRVGSRRVVQISAGFMIFFSILGKFGAVFASIPAPIIAALYCLFFAYVGAGGLSFLQFCNLNSFRTKFILGFSLFMGLSVPQYFNEYTAINGYGPVHTGGRWFNDIINVPLQSEAFVAGCVAYFLDNTLHKKDSAIRKDRGKHWWDKFRSFKGDTRSEEFYSLPFNLNKYFPSV, from the exons ATGGCAGGCGGCGCTGCACCGAAAGCAGATGAGCCTCAACCACATCCTCCTAAGGATCAGCTACCTAATATCTCTTACTGCATTACCAGTCCTCCTCCATGGC CCGAGGCCATTCTCCTTGGTTTTCAGCATTATCTTGTGATGCTTGGCACTACGGTTCTCATTCCCACTGCTCTTGTTCCCCAGATGGGTGGTGGAAAT gaggagaaggctaaggtTATCCAGACCCTGCTCTTTGTTGCTGGTTTAAATACATTGCTACAATCATTGTTTGGAACTCGATTACCTGCTGTCATAGGAGGGTCATATACGTTTGTTCCCACCACAATTTCAATTATCCTTGCCGGTCGTTTCAGTGATTCCACTGATCCTGAAGAG AAATTTAAGAGGACAATGCGGGCAATTCAGGGTTCTCTTATTGTCGCTTCAACTCTTCAGATTGTCTTAGGCTTCAGTGGCCTTTGGCGCAATGTTACAAG attCTTAAGTCCACTTTCAGCTGTTCCTTTGGTAGCTCTAGCTGGTTTTGGTCTCTACGAGTTGGGTTTTCCTGGG GTGGCTAAATGTGTAGAGATTGGACTTCCACAGCTTGTTCTTTTAGTGTTCGTTTCACAG TATTTACCGCACCTCTTCCACTCAGGAAAACACATCTTTGACCGTTTTGCTGTCCTATTTACAGTGGTGATTGTGTGGATTTACGCTCACCTTCTCACTGTGGGCGGGGCATATAATGATAGTGCCCCAAAAACACAAATGAGCTGCCGTACAGATCGTGCGGGTCTTATTAGTGGTGCTCCATG GATAAGAGTTCCTTATCCATTTCAATGGGGAGCACCTGCTTTCGATGCAGGTGAGGCCTTTGCCATGATGATGGCTACTTTCGTTGCTCTTGTAGAG TCAACTGGTGCTTTTATTGCGGTTGCAAGGTACGCAAGTGCAACTCCATTGCCAGCTTCTATACTCAGCCGTGGAGTTGGTTGGCAG GGAGTTGGCATTCTGATTTCTGGATTGTTTGGAACTGTGACTGGATCCTCGGTATCTAT TGAGAATGCTGGCCTTTTGGCATTGACACGTGTTGGCAGTCGAAGGGTGGTGCAAATATCAGCTGGATTCATGATAtttttctctattcttg GGAAATTTGGAGCAGTCTTTGCTTCAATCCCAGCACCCATTATAGCCGCCTTATACTGCCTTTTCTTTGCATATGTTG GCGCCGGTGGTCTTAGCTTTCTTCAGTTCTGTAACCTCAATAGCTTCAGAACAAAGTTCATTCTAGGCTTCTCTCTCTTCATGGGTTTGTCTGTTCCACAGTATTTCAATGAGTACACTGCCATCAATGGCTATGGTCCAGTTCACACCGGTGGAAGATGG TTCAACGATATCATCAATGTCCCTCTACAATCAGAAGCCTTTGTGGCAGGCTGTGTAGCGTACTTCCTGGACAATACATTGCATAAAAAGGATAGCGCAATTAGGAAAGACCGAGGTAAACATTGGTGGGACAAGTTTAGATCCTTCAAGGGTGATACCAGGAGTGAGGAGTTCTATTCTCTTCCATTCAATCTAAACAAATACTTCCCATCTGTGTGA
- the LOC133832129 gene encoding pentatricopeptide repeat-containing protein At5g66520-like, whose translation MKAITTRPKFKHFPSFPFSSSSTTLSAITKPSLIRIPFDHPIPQTLFQLLKQRPRLPQLKQIHGRVFTVALSSHSSLTTSLINCYLSLKDLNSARTLFDGYPSSLAPTLVWNLMIRAYSKLHNSQESIFLFSQMLTSSLPDKYTFTFVLTSCSHQISSHHGEIFHGLVVKNGLESDLFVGNAVINMFAVFERMEDARKVFDEMSERDAFTWTSLLRGYAKRGEISKACELFDGMPLRNEVSWAVMISGFVGCERHIEALDCFHDMLYEGKVKPNEAILVSVLSACAHLGALDQGKWVHKYIDATGISFSNNIVTALIDMYAKCGKIDRANQVFCRIPKRDVFNYTSMINGLSIHGRGKDAVQVFIQMLVENVMPNGITILGLLNGCSHSGLVDEGSSVFFRMESSWGITPKIEHYGCYIDLLGRAGHLERAYEVVKSMPMQPDIVIWRSLLSACKIHRDVKLGERISRQIELLDHNGQSEGKVLLSNLNASLGKWERVAELRHLMGEKRNQSSPGHSLIEVNGVIHEFRVADRSHPRIAQIQEKLSEVLKRAQLGGYNSNTSQVSFDLSEEDKEQAVTNHSEKLAVAFGLMSTEPGTSIRIVKNLRTCDDCHSALKAISLVYKRELIIRDRSRFHTFKEGTCSCNDYW comes from the coding sequence ATGAAAGCGATCACAACAAGACCCAAATTCAAACATTTTCCCTCGTtccctttctcttcttcatcaACTACATTGTCCGCCATAACCAAACCAAGTCTTATCAGAATCCCTTTTGACCATCCAATCCCACAAACACTTTTTCAGCTACTAAAGCAGCGTCCTCGACTCCCTCAGCTTAAGCAAATCCATGGCAGAGTTTTCACCGTGGCACTTTCATCTCACTCTTCTTTGACCACCTCTCTTATTAACTGTTATCTCTCTTTGAAGGACCTCAATAGTGCTAGAACACTATTTGATGGCTACCCTTCTTCTTTGGCCCCCACTCTTGTATGGAACCTCATGATTAGAGCTTATTCAAAGTTACACAACTCCCAAGAATCCATTTTTCTTTTCAGTCAAATGCTGACCTCTTCTTTGCCTGACAAGTACACGTTCACATTCGTGCTCACTTCCTGTTCGCATCAGATATCTTCACACCATGGAGAAATATTTCATGGGTTGGTGGTGAAAAATGGGCTCGAGTCTGATTTGTTTGTGGGCAATGCGGTGATTAACATGTTTGCTGTTTTTGAAAGAATGGAGGACGCCCGGAAAGTGTTTGATGAAATGTCTGAGAGAGATGCTTTCACGTGGACTAGTCTTTTACGTGGGTATGCGAAACGTGGAGAGATTAGCAAAGCTTGTGAACTGTTTGATGGGATGCCATTGCGCAATGAAGTGTCGTGGGCTGTTATGATATCCGGTTTTGTTGGCTGTGAGAGGCATATTGAAGCTCTCGATTGTTTTCATGACATGTTGTATGAAGGCAAGGTGAAGCCTAATGAGGCTATCCTTGTTTCAGTTCTGTCTGCTTGTGCTCATCTTGGTGCTTTAGATCAAGGGAAGTGGGTACACAAATATATAGATGCTACTGGAATCTCATTTAGCAATAATATAGTTACTGCTCTAATTGATATGTATGCAAAGTGTGGAAAAATAGACCGAGCAAACCAGGTTTTTTGTAGAATTCCCAAACGGGATGTCTTTAACTATACAAGCATGATCAATGGTTTATCAATTCACGGACGTGGTAAAGATGCTGTTCAAGTTTTCATTCAAATGTTGGTGGAAAATGTTATGCCCAATGGCATTACAATTCTAGGACTACTAAATGGATGTAGTCACTCAGGTTTAGTAGATGAGGGTTCTTCAGTTTTCTTCCGTATGGAAAGCTCATGGGGAATCACTCCTAAGATAGAACACTATGGGTGCTATATTGATTTACTTGGCCGCGCTGGGCATTTGGAAAGGGCGTATGAAGTTGTCAAGAGTATGCCAATGCAACCTGACATAGTTATATGGAGGTCTTTGCTGAGCGCTTgtaaaatccatcgtgatgtcaaACTAGGGGAGCGAATTTCAAGGCAGATTGAGCTGTTAGACCATAATGGACAAAGTGAAGGCAAGGTGCTTCTCTCAAATTTGAATGCCTCTCTTGGTAAATGGGAGAGAGTTGCAGAACTGAGACATTTGATGGGTGAGAAAAGAAACCAGTCCAGCCCGGGGCATAGCTTGATTGAAGTCAATGGAGTAATTCACGAGTTTCGAGTTGCCGACCGATCACATCCTCGGATTGCACAGATTCAAGAAAAGTTAAGTGAAGTTCTGAAACGGGCTCAATTAGGAGGCTATAATTCTAATACAAGTCAAGTTTCCTTTGATTTGAGTGAAGAAGACAAAGAGCAAGCAGTCACAAACCATAGTGAGAAGTTAGCCGTGGCTTTTGGGCTAATGAGTACCGAGCCTGGGACTTCAATTAGGATTGTTAAAAATCTAAGGACATGTGATGATTGCCATTCAGCTTTGAAGGCCATATCCCTAGTTTATAAGAGAGAATTAATCATCAGAGACCGTTCTCGTTTCCACACTTTCAAAGAGGGGACATGCTCATGCAATGATTATTGGTAG
- the LOC133830376 gene encoding uncharacterized protein LOC133830376, whose product MGNCQAIDAATLVIQHPNGKVEKLYCPVSASEIMKTNPGHYVALLISTTLCPTKPPGENTDKNSASSTTTTTTKSDHGTGAGTGGTGTGTGSVRLTRIKLLRPTDTLALGQVYRLITTQEVMKGLWAKKQAKLKRSQSDGDMRVEIIGREKPGSVPKDKNNQVIKHERHRPRTASASSGTPSAIASRPRTWQPSLHSISEGATPNLQMRRNHTSPSS is encoded by the exons atgggaaATTGTCAAGCCATTGATGCAGCAACACTGGTGATACAACACCcgaatgggaaagtagagaaATTGTACTGTCCTGTGAGTGCTAGTGAGATAATGAAGACGAACCCAGGTCACTATGTTGCTCTACTCATCTCCACCACTTTGTGTCCCACAAAACCACCCGGTGAGAACACTGACAAGAATAGTGCTAGTagtaccaccaccaccacaaccaagaGTGATCACGGCACCGGTGCCGGGACCGGAGGCACGGGCACCGGCACCGGCTCTGTCAGGTTGACACGCATCAAACTTCTCAGGCCAACTGATACTCTTGCTCTTGGTCAAGTTTATAGACTCATCACAACTCAAG AGGTTATGAAAGGATTATGGGCAAAGAAACAAGCAAAGTTGAAGAGAAGCCAGTCAGATGGAGATATGAGAGTAGAGATTATTGGAAGAGAAAAACCAGGTTCAGTGCCAAAGGACAAGAACAACCAG GTGATAAAACATGAGAGACACCGACCAAGGACAGCATCAGCATCATCAGGAACACCCTCTGCCATAGCCAGCAGGCCAAGAACATGGCAACCCTCATTGCATAGCATCTCAGAAGGTGCAACTCCGAACCTGCAGATGAGAAGAAACCATACCTCCCCTTCTAGTTGA